Proteins encoded in a region of the Syntrophales bacterium genome:
- the mtaB gene encoding tRNA (N(6)-L-threonylcarbamoyladenosine(37)-C(2))-methylthiotransferase MtaB, whose amino-acid sequence MAVATLGCKVNQYESAGILEALLKEEFSIVPFTAEADCYIINTCTVTGRADYQSRQLIRRASRRNPEASIIVTGCYAQVAPHEIACLPGVTVVAGNAEKEKIPAILREMVNGKKRTLVGNIRQVREVSRLPVTRFSGHTRAFLKIQDGCNSFCSFCIVPFARGRSRSLPEGEVMDRIAMLSRSGHREVVLTGIHLGAYGQDLNPPANLLHILRNVEEQRIVERLRLSSLEPTEITDEMISLMKDAEIICRHLHIPLQSGDDKILSLMGRSYDTASFRRLLEKIWHAIPDIAIGTDVMVGHPGEGENEFKNTVRLLEELPLAYLHVFPYSERPGTRAARLPGRVGQAEKKRRVEILKELGKQKRDTFAERFKEKKLPVLIETEKDSTGFMRGFSDNYIPVVITGGNSSLANQIVYVIPDHVQDGKLFGKLYGRKEYRQ is encoded by the coding sequence GTGGCAGTAGCAACACTCGGTTGCAAGGTCAATCAGTATGAGTCAGCGGGTATTCTCGAGGCACTTCTTAAAGAGGAATTTTCCATCGTCCCGTTTACCGCAGAGGCCGACTGCTATATCATCAATACCTGTACCGTCACCGGCCGAGCGGATTACCAGTCAAGGCAACTCATCAGGAGAGCCAGCCGGAGAAACCCTGAAGCCTCCATCATTGTTACGGGGTGTTATGCCCAGGTCGCCCCTCATGAGATTGCCTGTCTACCGGGGGTGACCGTTGTCGCCGGTAATGCGGAAAAGGAAAAGATACCGGCCATCCTTCGGGAAATGGTAAATGGCAAAAAACGGACCCTTGTCGGCAATATTCGTCAGGTCAGGGAAGTTTCCCGGCTTCCCGTGACAAGATTTTCCGGCCATACGAGGGCGTTCCTGAAGATTCAGGATGGGTGCAACTCTTTTTGCAGCTTCTGTATCGTCCCCTTTGCAAGGGGCCGTAGCAGGAGCCTCCCCGAAGGCGAGGTCATGGACCGGATTGCCATGCTAAGCCGGTCCGGCCACAGGGAAGTTGTCCTGACAGGAATCCATCTGGGCGCCTATGGTCAGGATCTGAATCCCCCGGCAAACCTTCTCCATATCTTAAGGAACGTGGAGGAACAGAGGATCGTGGAAAGGCTACGCCTCAGTTCCTTAGAGCCGACAGAGATCACGGACGAAATGATTTCGTTGATGAAAGATGCGGAAATCATCTGCCGGCATCTCCATATCCCCCTCCAGAGCGGGGATGATAAGATTCTATCCCTTATGGGAAGGAGTTATGATACCGCATCCTTCAGAAGGCTCCTGGAAAAAATCTGGCATGCCATCCCTGATATAGCCATAGGCACAGATGTGATGGTTGGCCATCCCGGGGAGGGAGAGAATGAATTCAAGAATACAGTTCGCTTGCTCGAAGAACTTCCCCTTGCCTATCTCCATGTCTTCCCCTACTCCGAACGACCCGGTACGCGCGCCGCAAGACTGCCGGGACGGGTCGGCCAAGCCGAAAAAAAAAGGCGGGTGGAGATATTGAAGGAGCTTGGGAAACAGAAGAGAGACACCTTTGCTGAGAGATTTAAAGAAAAAAAACTGCCTGTCCTCATCGAAACTGAGAAAGACAGTACCGGTTTCATGAGAGGATTTTCTGACAATTATATCCCCGTGGTGATCACCGGTGGCAATTCTTCTCTTGCCAATCAAATTGTTTATGTGATCCCAGATCATGTTCAAGATGGAAAGTTATTCGGAAAGTTATATGGAAGGAAGGAGTATCGTCAGTGA
- a CDS encoding diguanylate cyclase, with product MKILIIEDNPDHAELARLALEPQFEVDWVESGEKGWQYLEALTPDDYPAVILLDYSLPVTDGLSLLERIRKEKYDIPVIMVTGRGDERVAVEAMKRGAYDYMIKEGNYLVTLPSFVLNTIKQHEIIKEKARLECELEKLTIIDDLTGLFNRRYFYRKLEEEMTRTNRQKGKLVLLLLDLDHFKDYNDTLGHFEGDKALKEVGNVIMRSIRDKIDSGCRYGGDEFAIILPGTGKDRAYTVAERIREAIRGGKLSNLDVSAGIAEFDYEIDTENFIKSADEALYRAKKIKKGEKN from the coding sequence ATGAAAATTCTCATCATAGAAGACAACCCGGATCATGCAGAGCTTGCCAGGCTGGCGCTTGAACCCCAATTTGAGGTTGATTGGGTAGAATCGGGAGAAAAAGGCTGGCAATATCTGGAAGCGCTTACTCCGGATGATTACCCGGCGGTAATTCTGCTGGACTATTCACTGCCGGTAACTGATGGACTGTCTCTACTGGAACGTATCAGGAAAGAGAAATACGATATACCGGTAATCATGGTAACCGGTAGAGGAGACGAGAGAGTTGCCGTCGAGGCAATGAAAAGAGGGGCATACGATTATATGATTAAGGAGGGAAACTATCTTGTGACCCTGCCTTCTTTTGTACTTAACACCATAAAACAACATGAGATAATAAAGGAAAAGGCAAGGTTAGAGTGCGAGCTGGAGAAACTAACCATCATTGATGACCTGACAGGGTTGTTCAATCGCCGGTACTTCTATCGAAAACTGGAGGAAGAGATGACGAGGACAAACCGGCAAAAGGGTAAGTTGGTACTGCTCCTGTTGGATCTTGACCATTTTAAGGATTACAATGATACCCTCGGCCATTTTGAAGGTGATAAGGCTCTTAAGGAGGTTGGTAACGTTATTATGCGCTCTATCAGGGATAAGATTGACTCCGGCTGCCGTTACGGGGGAGACGAGTTCGCCATCATCCTACCGGGGACGGGAAAAGACCGTGCCTATACCGTGGCTGAACGTATCCGTGAGGCGATCCGGGGGGGAAAACTAAGTAATCTTGACGTCAGTGCGGGTATTGCAGAATTTGACTATGAAATTGACACTGAAAATTTCATCAAATCTGCCGATGAGGCACTATATAGGGCAAAAAAAATTAAGAAAGGAGAAAAAAACTGA
- the cobU gene encoding bifunctional adenosylcobinamide kinase/adenosylcobinamide-phosphate guanylyltransferase yields MMVLVTGGARSGKSNFALKLAEKLEGKRLFLATAEALDEEMGQRIQRHRKQRGNRWDTLEEPIYLGKALRPVLGLYKTILVDCLTLWMSNLLGKYPDQDEKVVEIIDDFFSCLSEFEGTVIVISNEVGMGIVPDNKLARIYRDQVGLLNQRMAERAEKVYVLFSGIPVEVKGRKSPLLPFTKGR; encoded by the coding sequence ATGATGGTTTTGGTGACAGGCGGGGCCAGGAGCGGCAAGAGCAATTTTGCCCTAAAACTGGCGGAAAAATTAGAGGGAAAGAGGCTGTTTTTAGCCACTGCCGAGGCCCTTGACGAAGAAATGGGGCAGAGAATTCAGAGACATCGCAAGCAAAGGGGCAACCGGTGGGATACCCTGGAAGAGCCTATCTATCTCGGAAAGGCGCTAAGGCCGGTGCTGGGTTTGTACAAGACGATCCTCGTTGATTGCCTGACCCTCTGGATGTCCAATCTCCTCGGTAAATACCCGGATCAGGATGAAAAAGTAGTGGAAATAATAGATGATTTCTTTTCGTGTCTCAGTGAGTTTGAGGGCACGGTGATCGTGATCTCCAATGAAGTCGGGATGGGGATAGTTCCGGATAATAAACTGGCGAGAATATATAGAGACCAGGTCGGTCTTCTCAACCAGAGGATGGCCGAGAGGGCAGAAAAGGTTTATGTCCTCTTCTCCGGCATCCCCGTGGAGGTGAAAGGCAGGAAATCCCCCCTGCTCCCCTTTACAAAAGGGAGGTGA
- the cobT gene encoding nicotinate-nucleotide--dimethylbenzimidazole phosphoribosyltransferase, with amino-acid sequence MKDLQLQQILDSIRPVSKDYLERAKLKLDSLTKPRESLGVLEVIAQRYAAIKEDLNPSVNKKVIFTFAGDHGVVEEGVSAFPKGVTIQMVMNMLAGGAAVNVLARHAGAETVIVDIGVDYDFAPAEGLVIAKVGYGTKNFTQGPAMTYDEALQSIRVGMDLADEYAKKEVDIIGTGEMGIGNTTPSSAILSVLTGLPAREVTGRGTGIDDRTLQKKVDVIERGIQLNRPDPQDPVDVLAKVGGFEIGGIAGLIIGCAFHRTPVVVDGFISTAGALIAVAFLRTIDEYLFYSHLSSEAGHIKMLERLGQKPILDLDMRLGEGTGAALAMSVIEAATRIMNEMATFTSAGVDEGM; translated from the coding sequence ATGAAAGATCTACAACTACAACAAATATTAGACAGTATCCGCCCGGTGAGCAAAGATTATCTGGAGCGGGCAAAACTCAAGTTGGACTCTCTTACAAAGCCGCGAGAAAGCCTCGGCGTACTTGAAGTCATCGCTCAGAGGTACGCGGCTATTAAAGAGGACCTGAACCCATCCGTCAACAAAAAGGTGATCTTTACCTTTGCCGGTGATCATGGTGTTGTGGAGGAGGGTGTGAGTGCCTTCCCCAAGGGGGTTACCATCCAGATGGTCATGAATATGCTTGCCGGGGGGGCTGCCGTGAATGTCCTTGCCAGACATGCAGGGGCAGAAACGGTGATTGTGGACATCGGTGTGGATTACGATTTTGCACCTGCCGAGGGACTTGTGATCGCTAAAGTAGGCTACGGGACGAAGAATTTCACGCAGGGCCCTGCCATGACATACGATGAGGCCCTACAGTCAATAAGAGTCGGTATGGACCTGGCCGATGAGTACGCAAAAAAAGAGGTGGATATCATCGGCACGGGAGAGATGGGGATAGGCAACACCACCCCCTCCAGCGCGATCCTTTCCGTATTGACCGGTCTGCCGGCAAGGGAGGTAACGGGCAGGGGTACCGGCATTGATGACAGGACACTCCAGAAGAAGGTGGATGTCATCGAAAGGGGGATCCAGTTAAATCGGCCAGATCCTCAGGACCCTGTGGATGTCCTCGCCAAGGTGGGCGGTTTCGAGATTGGAGGCATAGCCGGTCTGATCATCGGGTGTGCCTTTCACCGGACACCGGTGGTAGTGGACGGTTTCATCTCCACGGCAGGGGCCTTGATTGCCGTGGCGTTTTTGAGAACGATAGATGAGTATCTATTTTACTCCCATCTCTCTTCTGAAGCAGGGCATATCAAGATGCTTGAGAGACTGGGGCAAAAGCCGATCCTTGATCTGGACATGAGATTGGGGGAGGGAACCGGCGCCGCCCTGGCCATGTCTGTGATCGAGGCGGCGACCAGGATCATGAATGAGATGGCAACCTTTACCTCAGCAGGGGTGGATGAGGGTATGTAG
- a CDS encoding TlpA disulfide reductase family protein, with product MTKRHRVLLYATWGFIFLLSSLLLCADSKSWNFFREGIEAKAPDFVLKDLKGQQFKLSDHKGIPVLLIFTTTWCSYCRAEIPHFKDIYATYGKRGLVIVNIDIQESQERVSLFAAKYRLPYRTLLDKTGDVANVYDVRGVPTMILINREGNVVCWQCRSVDTLLKTLLGTK from the coding sequence ATGACTAAAAGACATAGAGTTTTATTATATGCCACATGGGGATTCATCTTTCTGCTATCTTCTCTGCTGTTGTGTGCCGATAGTAAATCGTGGAATTTCTTTAGAGAAGGCATCGAGGCAAAGGCACCGGATTTTGTTCTGAAAGATTTAAAGGGCCAGCAATTTAAACTGAGTGACCACAAAGGGATCCCGGTTCTTTTAATTTTCACCACCACCTGGTGTTCATATTGCCGCGCTGAAATCCCTCACTTTAAAGATATCTATGCAACTTATGGAAAACGGGGTCTTGTCATAGTCAATATTGATATTCAGGAATCTCAGGAAAGGGTTTCCCTGTTTGCGGCCAAGTACCGCCTCCCTTACAGGACACTCCTCGATAAGACCGGAGATGTCGCAAATGTCTATGATGTCAGAGGTGTCCCCACCATGATCCTGATCAACAGAGAGGGAAACGTCGTATGCTGGCAGTGTCGCTCGGTGGATACCCTCTTAAAGACGCTTTTGGGGACAAAGTGA
- the radC gene encoding DNA repair protein RadC, whose product MDNSAIPYPKSEIENGELFDFLVTNAIYPMYSKKGKIFFRCSRRDLLTADKREEIIVRLNIKTAEDCGRIRDKVKKAVGAGRENRPIKEWIREERPREMLIKYGPETLSLSKLLAIILRTGKEGTNAEELAKRLLNKFGTLRAIDSAPLSEIYKINGIGPAKAAQIKSALELGKRLYKEKAEKGQRIKKAEDVMGYVAEYYGPYLRDARKEFFSVILLDIKNKPIHNVEISKGSINASIVDPKEIIKETTLRSASSIILVHNHPSGEAEPSSEDIEITNRIIQACNLVGIRVLDHIIIGKNEEDYFSFAKAGLVK is encoded by the coding sequence ATGGATAATTCTGCTATTCCCTATCCGAAATCTGAAATTGAAAACGGGGAGCTATTTGATTTCCTCGTGACAAATGCTATTTATCCAATGTACAGCAAGAAAGGGAAGATTTTTTTCCGATGTTCAAGGAGAGACCTGCTGACTGCGGACAAAAGGGAAGAAATAATCGTACGGCTGAATATCAAAACAGCCGAAGACTGCGGAAGAATCAGGGATAAAGTTAAGAAAGCTGTGGGTGCGGGGAGGGAAAATCGCCCGATCAAGGAATGGATAAGGGAAGAAAGACCGAGGGAAATGCTGATAAAATACGGTCCGGAGACCCTATCCCTGTCAAAACTTCTGGCGATAATTTTGAGGACGGGAAAAGAAGGTACCAATGCCGAAGAATTGGCAAAGAGGTTGCTAAATAAGTTTGGGACATTAAGGGCAATAGATTCCGCTCCCCTTTCGGAAATTTACAAAATCAACGGTATAGGGCCTGCTAAGGCGGCACAAATCAAATCGGCGCTGGAACTCGGTAAGAGACTTTACAAGGAAAAGGCAGAAAAAGGCCAGAGGATAAAAAAAGCTGAGGACGTGATGGGATACGTTGCCGAGTATTATGGTCCATATCTGAGGGACGCAAGGAAGGAGTTTTTTAGTGTTATCCTCTTAGACATAAAAAATAAACCTATTCATAACGTGGAAATCAGCAAAGGCAGCATAAATGCGAGTATAGTTGATCCAAAAGAGATTATAAAAGAGACCACCCTGAGGTCTGCTTCGTCAATTATCCTTGTTCACAATCATCCGTCAGGGGAGGCGGAACCATCATCTGAAGATATCGAAATAACAAACCGCATCATTCAAGCCTGCAACCTTGTTGGGATAAGAGTCTTGGACCATATCATCATTGGGAAAAACGAAGAGGATTATTTCAGTTTCGCAAAGGCAGGACTGGTAAAATGA
- a CDS encoding radical SAM protein, which produces MQLIIPVFATYQGCPHRCIFCDQEKTAGQYPERITREVFEETVLAYLHNTKRKADRIQIAFYGGNFTGMEEDYQLELLGFAHSFIRRGMVDTVRISTRPDYIAERNLDMLERLGVTTVEIGAQSMDDEVLNISRRGHSSADVGGAVKMLKKRGFETGIHLMVGLPGDSRERFAYTVDKTIALRPDMVRIHPTLVFQGTALAKAFQEGSYVPLSMSDAIAACKFALRRFAGARIPVIRLGLQVTPEMVTEGSIIAGPFHPAFRSLVEEAIFFDMASSMLSSGLAKNGEVTFSLSPKDVSSFRGQKNRNIQRLKDFFGLAGILMSVDHAQKRGSLAMTVNGKKSWINGFHDVKEMAGV; this is translated from the coding sequence ATGCAACTGATCATTCCTGTTTTTGCTACGTATCAGGGCTGTCCCCATCGCTGCATCTTTTGCGACCAGGAAAAGACCGCCGGACAATATCCAGAGAGAATTACCAGAGAGGTGTTTGAGGAAACAGTGCTTGCGTATCTTCACAACACAAAGCGAAAGGCAGATCGTATCCAGATTGCCTTTTATGGCGGTAATTTCACCGGTATGGAGGAAGACTATCAGCTTGAGCTTCTCGGATTTGCCCATTCGTTTATCAGACGGGGAATGGTAGATACCGTCAGGATCTCAACGAGGCCTGATTACATCGCCGAAAGAAATCTGGATATGCTCGAAAGATTGGGGGTCACAACGGTTGAAATCGGCGCCCAGTCAATGGACGATGAAGTACTGAATATTTCCCGCAGAGGCCATTCATCGGCTGATGTGGGGGGTGCCGTGAAAATGCTGAAAAAACGGGGTTTTGAAACGGGGATACATCTGATGGTTGGACTGCCGGGGGACAGCCGGGAAAGATTCGCCTATACCGTTGATAAGACCATCGCCCTTCGCCCCGATATGGTAAGGATTCATCCCACTTTAGTTTTTCAGGGTACAGCCCTGGCGAAAGCTTTTCAGGAGGGAAGCTATGTTCCCCTGAGCATGTCCGATGCCATTGCTGCCTGTAAATTTGCCCTGAGAAGATTTGCCGGCGCCCGTATCCCGGTCATCAGGCTTGGCCTACAGGTGACACCTGAGATGGTTACGGAAGGCAGCATCATTGCCGGCCCCTTCCATCCGGCTTTCAGGTCCCTCGTTGAAGAAGCCATTTTTTTTGATATGGCCTCGTCCATGCTCTCCTCCGGTCTGGCAAAAAACGGAGAAGTCACCTTTTCCCTGTCACCAAAGGATGTCTCCAGTTTTCGCGGCCAGAAAAATAGAAACATACAGAGGCTCAAAGACTTCTTTGGACTGGCCGGTATCCTGATGTCTGTAGATCATGCCCAGAAAAGGGGTTCTCTCGCCATGACTGTAAATGGCAAGAAATCCTGGATAAACGGCTTTCATGACGTTAAGGAGATGGCAGGTGTTTAA
- the era gene encoding GTPase Era — MTLRRWQVFKSGFIGIIGRPNVGKSTLLNSIMGEKIAIVTPKPQTTRNRIMGIKNLEDGQFIFLDTPGIHKTSTLLNQYMVGAATATFRSADLLLLLVEANAGVHQRDLFIIESLKDVRLPVILVINKIDLIKKHKLLPIIDQSRHLFPFSEIIPLAALTGDGVQILLGEIWKLLPEGPRYFPEDMVTDCSERFIAAEIIREKITFLTHQEIPYATAVCVDTFREDEERNLIRIQATINCEKDSQKGILIGKKGAMLKEIGTQARKDMEKFFAARIYLELFVRVKRDWTHNERMLREFGYTNKP, encoded by the coding sequence ATGACGTTAAGGAGATGGCAGGTGTTTAAATCCGGCTTCATCGGCATCATTGGCAGGCCCAATGTGGGGAAGTCCACACTTCTCAATAGTATCATGGGTGAAAAGATTGCCATCGTCACGCCGAAGCCCCAGACAACGAGAAATAGGATTATGGGGATCAAGAACCTTGAGGATGGACAATTTATCTTCCTCGATACACCGGGTATCCACAAGACATCAACACTGCTGAATCAGTATATGGTCGGCGCCGCCACGGCTACCTTTAGAAGCGCTGATCTGCTTCTCCTGCTTGTCGAAGCCAATGCTGGTGTTCATCAGCGGGACCTATTTATTATAGAATCCCTGAAAGATGTAAGATTACCCGTTATCCTTGTGATCAACAAGATTGACCTCATAAAGAAGCATAAGCTCCTGCCCATCATTGATCAGTCCCGGCACCTTTTCCCGTTCAGTGAGATTATACCCCTTGCTGCCTTAACCGGTGATGGGGTACAGATCCTCCTCGGTGAGATCTGGAAGCTCCTTCCCGAGGGGCCACGGTATTTCCCGGAAGATATGGTGACGGATTGTTCGGAAAGATTTATCGCCGCAGAGATCATCAGGGAAAAGATCACCTTTTTAACCCATCAGGAGATACCCTACGCCACGGCCGTTTGCGTGGATACCTTCAGAGAAGATGAAGAGAGGAATCTGATCCGTATTCAGGCAACGATCAATTGCGAAAAAGACTCACAGAAGGGGATCCTCATAGGTAAAAAGGGGGCCATGCTGAAGGAGATAGGCACGCAGGCAAGAAAGGACATGGAAAAATTTTTTGCCGCCAGGATTTACCTCGAACTGTTTGTCCGGGTGAAAAGGGACTGGACCCATAACGAAAGGATGCTCCGGGAATTTGGCTATACGAACAAACCATGA
- the cobS gene encoding adenosylcobinamide-GDP ribazoletransferase encodes MIKFLTALQFLTIIRITRKLDITEEKLGGSMACFPLVGLLLGLILVAVRYAFGYILPASIVDILVIAVLVIITGALHLDGFADTVDGLTGGKDREKTLAIMRDSRIGSFAVAGLVLFLMLKIFALLEAPPEIKNRILLLMPVLGRWSTVQLAFGFTYARSGPGTGLAFTRFAGKREYVIATLITAVISLGLFQLKGLLILLVIAVLTLLFGLFFQRRLGGVTGDIIGAACEINEVATLLMIGVISTRNPDFWRLYF; translated from the coding sequence GTGATCAAGTTTCTTACCGCATTACAGTTTCTCACCATTATCAGGATAACAAGAAAACTTGACATTACAGAGGAGAAGTTGGGTGGATCAATGGCCTGCTTCCCCCTGGTCGGTCTATTGCTCGGCCTGATACTCGTGGCGGTGAGATATGCCTTCGGTTATATCCTTCCCGCCTCCATTGTGGATATACTTGTTATCGCGGTCCTGGTCATAATTACGGGCGCCCTTCATCTCGATGGTTTTGCCGATACGGTTGATGGTCTAACAGGAGGAAAGGACCGGGAAAAGACCCTTGCAATCATGAGGGACAGCCGGATCGGCTCCTTCGCCGTAGCCGGTCTGGTATTGTTTCTGATGTTGAAGATATTTGCCCTGCTGGAGGCGCCTCCAGAGATTAAAAACAGGATCCTTCTGCTCATGCCCGTCCTGGGAAGGTGGTCAACGGTCCAACTGGCATTTGGCTTTACTTATGCCCGATCCGGCCCGGGAACCGGCCTGGCCTTCACCCGGTTTGCGGGAAAAAGGGAATATGTCATCGCCACGCTCATCACTGCCGTCATTTCACTGGGCTTATTTCAGCTCAAGGGGTTGCTAATATTGCTGGTCATTGCCGTTTTAACACTCCTCTTCGGTCTCTTCTTCCAGAGGCGTCTCGGCGGAGTGACAGGGGATATCATAGGTGCCGCCTGTGAGATAAACGAAGTTGCTACACTTCTGATGATTGGCGTGATTTCCACCCGTAATCCAGATTTTTGGAGACTGTACTTTTAG
- a CDS encoding cytochrome c biogenesis protein CcdA produces the protein MMESLLDNLSVYLQGSFILAFLTVYLGGVLVSFTPCVYPVVPITIAYIGAHGSGSRLKGFVLSLAYVLGMALTYAILGGIAALSGRLFGQIQTNPWTYFIIANICILMGLSLFDVFVLPLRTPTFLTNTQPAEKIKGIPGSFFVGVASGLIIGPCTTPVLAVLLSYIATKQNIVLGMSLLFVFAFGMGTLLIILGTFAGLLVSIPRSGIWMVRVSHISGWILLAMGEYFLIRAGTLWL, from the coding sequence ATGATGGAAAGCCTTCTCGACAACCTGTCTGTCTATCTGCAGGGGTCATTTATCCTGGCATTCTTGACAGTCTACCTGGGTGGCGTACTCGTCAGCTTTACCCCCTGTGTTTATCCGGTGGTACCCATTACGATTGCCTATATCGGGGCGCATGGAAGCGGATCAAGGCTGAAGGGGTTTGTGCTTTCCCTTGCCTACGTCCTCGGCATGGCTTTGACGTATGCCATCTTAGGTGGTATCGCTGCTCTGTCGGGCAGATTATTCGGCCAGATCCAGACAAACCCCTGGACCTATTTCATCATTGCCAATATATGCATCCTCATGGGATTATCGTTGTTTGACGTCTTTGTGCTGCCGCTGCGGACTCCAACATTTCTAACAAATACACAACCAGCAGAAAAGATAAAAGGTATCCCGGGCAGCTTTTTTGTTGGTGTTGCCTCGGGGCTCATCATAGGACCATGCACAACGCCGGTGCTCGCGGTACTGCTGAGTTATATCGCTACAAAACAGAATATTGTTCTCGGAATGAGTCTTCTGTTTGTCTTTGCCTTTGGTATGGGGACATTACTCATCATCCTCGGGACATTCGCCGGTCTTTTAGTCAGCATTCCCAGATCAGGGATATGGATGGTAAGGGTCAGCCACATATCTGGCTGGATATTACTGGCTATGGGAGAATATTTCTTAATCAGGGCAGGGACCCTGTGGCTTTAA
- the rnc gene encoding ribonuclease III produces MTEEETQMRPNSATDSSNSLLPAGDEQETKGLSEERIEALRNFEQIFSYHFGDISLLDNALTHRSFVHENPTLDCKDNERLEFLGDAVLELCISDLLMKMFPDYTEGQLSKRRSSLVNEQPLADLARRFKIGDYLLLGKGEESSGGRVKNSILANTFEAVIAAVYLDCGLEKTEELIKNLIDSLIERGERILVYRDYKTAVQEISQTRFKEIPRYILLGEYGPDHDKVFEVRLSIAHVITACGTGKNKKEAEQQAAKKAYEELQKTVVSHKS; encoded by the coding sequence GTGACTGAAGAAGAAACACAAATGAGACCCAACAGCGCAACGGACAGCAGTAATTCCCTTCTCCCTGCCGGAGATGAACAGGAGACAAAGGGGCTTTCAGAGGAAAGGATAGAAGCCCTCAGGAATTTTGAACAGATATTTTCCTACCACTTCGGGGATATCAGCCTCCTGGATAATGCCCTTACACATCGGTCCTTTGTCCATGAAAATCCAACACTCGACTGCAAGGACAATGAGAGGCTTGAATTCTTAGGAGATGCTGTCCTTGAGCTATGCATCAGTGACCTTTTGATGAAGATGTTTCCCGACTATACAGAGGGTCAACTATCAAAACGCAGGTCATCCCTCGTGAACGAACAGCCGCTGGCAGATCTGGCCCGGAGGTTTAAGATTGGAGATTACCTCCTCCTCGGTAAGGGGGAGGAAAGCTCCGGCGGCAGGGTGAAAAACTCTATTCTTGCCAATACCTTCGAAGCCGTCATCGCCGCCGTATATCTTGATTGTGGCCTGGAGAAGACAGAGGAATTGATCAAGAATCTCATTGACTCCCTGATTGAAAGAGGGGAGAGAATTCTTGTTTATAGGGACTATAAAACAGCGGTCCAGGAGATCAGTCAGACCCGTTTTAAAGAGATACCCAGATATATCTTGCTCGGTGAATACGGACCTGACCACGACAAGGTCTTCGAGGTCAGGCTGTCTATCGCCCATGTAATCACCGCTTGCGGTACGGGAAAGAACAAAAAGGAAGCAGAACAGCAGGCAGCAAAGAAAGCCTATGAAGAGCTGCAAAAAACCGTCGTAAGTCATAAGTCGTAA
- a CDS encoding response regulator, with translation MNVKPVNILLVEDNEDHVELTLRALRNNNLINEVYVVKDGEEALDFLYHRGKYADVGEFPLPGLILLDISLPKISGLEVLETLKKDPELKAIPVIVLTTSAREEEMARSYAGGANSFVTKPVNFEEFVKKIKEIKLYWTITNSLPPTP, from the coding sequence ATGAATGTAAAACCGGTTAATATCCTGTTGGTGGAGGATAATGAAGATCATGTGGAGCTCACCTTGAGGGCATTGAGGAATAACAACCTGATAAATGAAGTTTACGTTGTGAAAGATGGTGAGGAGGCTCTCGATTTTCTTTACCATCGGGGAAAATACGCGGATGTTGGAGAGTTCCCCCTGCCGGGACTGATACTTCTCGATATCAGCCTTCCCAAGATAAGTGGATTGGAAGTGTTAGAGACATTAAAAAAAGACCCTGAACTGAAGGCCATCCCCGTTATTGTGCTGACCACCTCAGCGAGAGAAGAAGAGATGGCGAGAAGCTATGCCGGCGGTGCCAATAGCTTTGTGACCAAACCGGTGAACTTTGAAGAATTTGTAAAAAAGATTAAAGAGATAAAGCTTTACTGGACCATTACCAACTCACTACCCCCAACTCCCTAA
- a CDS encoding universal stress protein produces MEKQYKHILVPLDGSELAEVALTDTIALARLSLAEVTLLKVVLRGSHLAVLLVRSFPGKRETD; encoded by the coding sequence ATGGAAAAACAATACAAACATATCCTCGTACCTCTTGACGGCTCCGAACTGGCCGAAGTAGCCCTGACAGATACGATTGCCCTGGCAAGACTCAGTCTGGCAGAAGTGACATTGCTCAAAGTAGTGCTGCGCGGCTCTCACTTAGCGGTCCTGCTTGTTCGGTCATTCCCCGGGAAAAGAGAAACCGACTGA